In Zea mays cultivar B73 chromosome 7, Zm-B73-REFERENCE-NAM-5.0, whole genome shotgun sequence, the following proteins share a genomic window:
- the LOC100502395 gene encoding uncharacterized protein LOC100502395, producing MATKALSVSSLTSTAFASFSLPRPRRPSPSPPLLRLLGPRPRASTLSAAAPDDEDGVDTVEQLLHPRPPETSAPAGSRGRIDRLMKLQRRADGDAVPGGRRRWFPYLDAFRPAAGGAELSSGEVIDVLEPHILEARRDRIRQAVGNRSYAVCLVVEGLSDFGNVSAAFRSADALGVQSVHVISCDSSKRYRDNRHVSMGAEKWLDIEIWNSPAECFSALKKRGYRIATTYLGTDSVCVYDMDWSQPTAIVVGNELRGISDDALELSDLHCSIPMKGMVDSFNVSVAAGILMHHAVCDRVSRLGHHGDLLPEENRILLAEFYLRHRESTATIVHEYAKMKAGKVMTRL from the exons ATGGCGACCAAGGCGCTATCCGTCTCCTCGCTCACCTCCACGGCCTTTGCCTCCTTTTCCTTGCCGCGGCCCCGCAGGCCTTCACCTTCGCCTCCCCTCCTCCGCCTTCTCGGTCCTCGCCCCCGCGCCTCCACTCTCTCCGCCGCCGCTCCCGACGACGAGGACGGCGTCGACACCGTGGAGCAGCTCCTCCACCCACGCCCGCCTGAGACCTCAGCCCCCGCCGGATCCCGCGGCCGGATCGACCGCCTCATGAAGCTCCAGCGCCGCGCCGACGGCGACGCCGTGCCCggggggcggaggaggtggttCCCTTACCTGGACGCGTTCCGGCCCGCGGCCGGGGGCGCGGAGCTGTCCAGCGGGGAGGTCATAGATGTGCTGGAGCCGCACATCCTAGAGGCGCGGCGGGACCGGATTCGACAAGCCGTTGGCAACCGGAGCTACGCCGTTTGCCTCGTGGTGGAAGGCCTCTCCGACTTCGGCAACGTCTCGGCCGCGTTCCGCTCCGCGGACGCGCTCGGCGTGCAGTCCGTGCACGTCATTTCCTGTGATAGCAGCAAAAG GTATAGAGACAACAGGCATGTGAGCATGGGTGCTGAGAAATGGCTTGACATTGAGATATGGAACTCACCTGCAGAATGTTTCAGTGCATTAAAAAAACGCGGTTATCGCATTGCGACCACTTATTTGGGAACTGATTCG gtttgtGTGTATGATATGGATTGGTCTCAACCAACAGCTATTGTTGTGGGCAATGAGCTTAG GGGTATAAGTGATGATGCTCTAGAATTGTCAGATTTGCACTGCAGCATTCCAATGAAAGGCATGGTGGATTCGTTTAATGTATCTGTTGCAGCTGGAATCCTCATGCACCATGCTGTTTGTGATAGAGTTTCCCGCCTG GGCCATCACGGTGATCTCTTGCCTGAAGAAAATAGGATATTGCTTGCTGAGTTCTATCTGCGACACAGAGAAAGCACGGCTACTATAGTTCATGAATATGCCAAAATGAAGGCAGGAAAAGTTATGACCAGACTTTGA